Part of the Henckelia pumila isolate YLH828 chromosome 2, ASM3356847v2, whole genome shotgun sequence genome is shown below.
ggaagctccgatggcaggatcggacgttccgatcgaggttcggacgttccgatcaaggattggaagttccgatcgttgtctataaatagaaggccgagacttcactttcatttgccaattccgagttctcctttcctttatAGTCtttttggagctgttttagtcttcttaggcttggtccggaggtcagcaaggcgttcggtagtcgtagcggagttgtgcccaagttctggaggcatcggcatcaaaggactaacgacggacgaaggtatagcttttgcttcctataaatatttaggagtatgcaatagcttagttaaggcttttagagcactttaatgatagtagtatcatttggcagtgtagagcagactataggcgtggacctagagttggtagagcttgcactgtattgaggtacgaaagtactgttcgagatatcctgactgagtatgcatgtattatgtgactgcatgatttatatgccatgatattatgctgcattcatttgcatcttgctgtatctctttcgagatgtctgttagtagggttgtaccctatcctgttagtggatggacttccatcgatttgagtccggcgtatccacggttatctcggtatgggagccacctcctgaagtgatggcacagcatgctacataccagggcccggtctgtctctgttatctgatccttgacctcgagtctataaggagttcactttgcatgcatgtatactcatactctcgcactgagcgttttatgctcacgtctcgtactctgtgttttctggacaccctattccatggggcaggtttgcgattggacgaggaggatggatccaggaggggctagtcagtggttggctagCTGGAGCTTCTCTTAggtttttattactgttgtttgggtttatacagctattcgatttggttgtatattattggataaattacagattcctttacttgggattgtatttgtttatggattccgcagttttattctgatatctgtttaattaagtttattgcatgcataagttctgtttagtaggtgatccgggtaagggtcactacaaaactgtctctgtccactagaactggaagaactactacctgcccgcttgaactgtttccctttagGCTTGAAAcgagaatcctttctgccactgcttcctccctcaaatctgagagatggttgctgaaactgtggcggattctgtggaagTGATGTTGATACAGGTTGTGGTAATGGCTGTGGAATGAACGGTTCTCCTCTTTGTCGCAATAACCCCACTTCTGCTCCCTTAGATTTATTCAAGGTGTCAGCAAAAGTATTAGGTCGTCCACTattcaccaaagtaaacacaTCCGGAttgaggccattgataaactgatctgccattgcttcatcagtcgctgctatatgtggagcaaacttcaaaagacttgaaaatttggccacatattcctcaatattcaagttgccttgccttagattggcaaattcagcacccttatccttcctgtaggagactggaaagaaacgttgatagaactcagttttaaagacagtccaggtgataatcgtacctcgttgttctaATGCTCgttttgtagtaatccaccaacttttagcAACAtcgtgaagttgatgtattaccagtcggatacgacgatcatcggtatagtcgagtgATTCAAACAGctgttctatatcttcaagccaattttcacaatcCACTGAGTTTTTtgttcctttcaattttggcggtttgaatgactgaaatcgcttcagtaaagtctccattggagtagcagtaggatccaaagggtcagtagatgtactaccctgtgcattctgaggtTCAACAGCTGGCGGTAGTACTATTGCTGGTTCAGCTGGAGGAACCACTAATGACTGTCTAATGGCCGGTGCtctacggggaggcatatctgattgtcaaacagattagtgcataaacaatatcatatgcagcaagttattccatccttctctgataagcattctcatgagaattcaggttctgactgaggataatctggaatacaattgcatatatagcatgcagtagcaatgaaagcacataatcatgcaatcatataaatcttgcaatataaagcatgctagcatatagtgcacataatcagatacaacaTGTCATCTCATGTCATAAGATcaaacaatcagacagactcaatctaccccgctcatcaacttctatctaaatccagaaacttatgctctgataccacctgttgtgggaacccgggttgctaatcttatcttagggcaatttattatagttaacaattaatcaagtacttaaaagaattaaagatccaaaagctaaaaaaaattatttttttttaaaattacacagtctcgctcgatcggcaaaagttgcccgatcgagcgagctcaaactaAAACTCTCGGGTCCAGGGATTTTTGGCCTcactcgatcggtgaatttctaccgatcgagcgggcacaaaaTTGATTTCTCTGCCTTGCAaaataagggcctcgctcgatcggtgaacttcagccgatcgagcgggcttcaaaCTCAGAAAATTCTGCTGCTAACAAAGTGCTGTCAAAGGTAGAAACAATAACCATAATCTCTTGTACAATCTACCAAATAAGATACATGCTATCTCATAACATCTAATAAGCTTCCAAACACAAGCTAAAACATATTCAACTACTTATACAACATTCTTGTATCTGTTCTAACATGGTTCATCAACTCAAAGTACATGTAATGCTGCTAACACCCGTGTCCTCACATGCTACAACTCTATCTCGAGCCATCACTGTCTCTTCtaactagctcctgccccacctattgccatgcacacatacaaaacaaagcaatagccggatacttccggtgagaataaaatcccagtataaacaacataaaacacgagataataaacatgaatgcaatgcatatggcaaaagaggctatcaagctgatatcaatcgaatataagttctttgggatcccgaggaaataaaatattttacgaacaccaactcacccaatcgaggtgaagttaaataatttatttcctctgactttggtgcaactatagtgagtcttctggctctggaagtaagtctacaatccgtgccactcaactacagccctccaaacgtcatatgcactctaggcttttcaaccctctgtgcttttcagtctggagttcaagatgaatgcaacatgttctgtatgcatgtaaagcaatcaaagcatctaatcacataaaatacataatcaaccaagtatgtgattaacaagggaatactcgaaacgatagctatttcgagtgttctatcccatctggattcgctgtcatttatacctttcaatgtcgagtctgaaagtacttcaaatctgtaaatacaatcaacaacaacatgtcaaaatctgctcagcttCTCAACTTTATTTCAACTACAAttctagcaaaccttgcttcaactccTTCTCGGTACGAATCGGGATTCTCAAGTCGTCAATATTCGAATGAAAGcaaaacgaaggtctcggagcggtgatcgcagatatatatttatctggaatttctgacaaccggagcgtgagttatcgaagctttttcGGATAAAAAATGGAGTTTGGAGGGTTTCAGCCGTTCTCCCTTCTTCTTCTGATGCTTCACGTGTAATTCAGAATAAGTCAAGTGGAgaattagatatatatatatatcatatttgcactttagtccctgaacttttggctatttgcaattcagtccccgaaaaagcgatttaattcaatttcaatccttttcaatttaataatattagaatttaattctaaactctaaatattcccaaattaaatattctcgaattaaaattaaataatcccgggccttacagctCACGTCCTCGGTTTTTGGTTTTGGACAGCCCATTTCACGGGGCAGAGCTTAGATTGGACGAACCGAGaggtagcggtcgttgagctgCAGCGGTGTAGGGATTTTTTCATACCAGGTTTTCATTTTGTGGAGTTTTAGTATTGTCATTCAATCGAGTTATATAATAGTTATCAACAGTTGATTTCGGTACCAGTTATATTCTGCCGGTGGTATTGTTGAATCATTTGAGTTTCTACTGGTTTTAATTGATTATTGTgctttaagatatttattgtTAGGACTGGCAAAATCCAGAAAATTCCCGACCCTTCCCAATTCTCAACCCGTTCCCGTCCCAAATTTTTCCCGTCCCGAACTTTTTTCGACCCGAGTGGTCGAGATTTTTCCAGATCCGATCAATTTTGGGATCGGGATAGGAAACTCTACCCGACGGATTCCAGACCCGACTcgaatatattaattatattttttaataatatttttaaattaaaaaatagaatttttttataattttctgttttaatattaatattttataattatctaccatataattatttttttatatttatatttatctttttaatattaacatttagttataaatttttattttatttttttattattatgaataattatatgtttttattgtattaatcaagtagttgttttagtttatttgtaatatactaagaagatgttttagtttttaatttttatatacaaagaaattttattttatttgagtttctttgtaaaaaaaattttaaaaaaaatattttcatagaatttttttttaaaaaaaatattgttcgggattaccctctcccgaCCCGATGGGATTCCGAAAATTCGGTTCCCATCACTTTTCGGgtgcgggatcgggagaaaaagatattttaattcttatcgGGACGGAAATCTAGTAAGGGAGTTACGGGACGGGTCACGACTCGATCCCACCCCtatttattgtatgcttaagTTTGATTACTATGTGATTCCGGAGCAGGTCACTATAGTATGgaacaattttgaaaaatgatgttttgcaaataaataaataaatttttttaatgtgaCATTTTTGTAAACTAATAATTATCCAAGGAAAAAAACGTGATATTTGGTAATTAAATGGACATTAAAAGATAAATCAAGAGTGAATTTGCTCAAAGAAATAGTCGAGTTGATGTTAACCTTCGATAATATGACTAGGGAtgtgtaacgtcccaattttCTTTATCGGagcgttactcaaacatacatacTAGAAgataaaaatttgaagaaaaatacaCTTTGTGGAAGCATCATCTCCTTTATTAAATAAAAGTATTAAAAGttcacaataaaaaaaaaataacatttaaaaggttttgccaaacatggccatctacttaaaattaaaaatttgttttcccctcaaaacataaaattgtttttacaaaaCTCATTCATAAGTCTCGCACTCATGCATTGTCTGCTGGACCGACCCTCGACTCCTCATCATGCCCGCCCACATAGTCATCAATAAATGCATCAACATCGTCGttatctgcaccattcaagtatagtgagtctaaaaactCATCAAGAAATGCATAAAAACTTTTCataaaaactttaaatttaaagtttataacataacataacacaTAGTAAAACTTAGCATCTTAAGTGATGAAATACATGCATATGTGGCAACCATCGTGTGAGCACGTATTTTGGAAAGGAACtttcggagctcatcccgaaaaTCCAAAACCCTACATTGAGCACATGTTTTGGAAAGGCACTCCCGGTGCTCAACCCGGAAGTCCAAAACCATGTATTTTCCGTCTCGTTTTGCCACCACAAATTCACATACAACATCAAATCATTTTCATGCAACATAACATTCATCTTATCATATCATAACGTTTCATATCATCGTAAAATCATGCTCGTAAAAATTCTCGTGATCTTAACATGCTTACAAACTTCAAACCATTTCATGAGAATTTAGTTTTTCATAAGAAAGtcacataacatgcaataaataACTTGATCGATCCACGTGAGACATTCCGTCCGTCTCGTACAATCTAATTTTTGAAACTTTTCCATACAATGCCTTAAAAACACTTAAAAGAGCTTAAAGGatcataaaattgaattttggaCTGAACAtgcaaactttaaaaaaaaaattggtgcaGAAccctgctcgctcgagcgcgggaAAATTTCCGCTCGAGGGAGCACGCCCTCGCTCGAGCAGCACaaaggtgcgctcgagcgagatgctcGCTGACGAAAACTTCTACATCGACACCCAGTCGCCTTTACACCTTCTCTTTctgatttttcttaattttaaacatttttcctgcactcaaaatattttccatttgAAAGGCATCATTACCGGACACAAAACTTCAAATCTTTGAAAAGAATTTACCCCCAAATCAACTAACATCAAAAGTTTTGATTCAGAGcttcaaaaacaacaaaaacgcATCAAAATTCTGCATCATAATTCAAATTCCATCAAACTCCAATACATTTATACCAAAGACATCAGGAACGCCTCCTGCTTCACGTTTAAACATCATACTCATAAATTTCAGAAAAAGAAACacgcataaatcataaatcaatcacataGGTTTTATcttaaaatacatatattcttgaatgagtttcaaaacagtaaaaacttgctTGAATTGATTGATTGGAATTAACCTGGGCGATGGGACGATCTAACCTTGGGAATGAAGAACCCTAGCCTTGGATCGCAGTGTTTGAATGAGAGAGAACTTGAGAGGAATTTAGAGAGCGAAAAAAATAATTGAGAGTTCAGAATGAAATTCTGAACGTTTATTTCTTTTGTGACTAGGGCTCCAACAGggcccattagttacatttaaaagcttttaaaatttttaactctctcaattaaataaaatacacagCCTCCAATTTAaactttaattaaaataattttcataacTTGCTCAAGGCTGGCCTCATCCCTACGACCCAACTTAATTCCAACCTAAAACTTTCAAAAATCACATCACGTcacataaatttcaaatttcaggCATTATAATTattcacataattaaacataaaaattaaattttttaaatagcatgcattaaatcacatcatttaattaatttaacgtgattaagctagtgaaCTTTTTGAACTTTACATGATGAAAATTTTTTACGAACCCAATGAGAATCCGATAGCCGACCCGAACAGAGAAGGTTATGAAGACATTTTTTTGGatccaattaaataaattagtaaTTGGGTATAGAAATTTCGGATATGGGGATGAAGGATTATCTAGTAACATCCTACCCATCCTTTGCCCGAATACTcgattaaatataaatatatatacacacatatgtattatatataaatatatatgtatatatttatttatgtatttattatattaaaaaaatattatgtatatatttatttatgtatttattatattaaaaatattgattctaatttatttttgttgaataATGGTAGTTGGATGGAAAATAAAAAAGTGTTAGTATAAAACTAAcgttattttgtaaaataatgattttgagataaattatatataatatttttttaatattatttttagtttactaattttttttctttcatctttttcttattgtttattattaaattttttttttatcaaaataatcaaatttgaaaaaatgcAATTGCGTGTGATAATAGGATATTTGGGTAGGATATGAATattcatgtagtgacccgcaccgtgatcacctactaatcaaaacttaagcatgcatttataaaaatcttaatcagagtaaaagCAGAAATTGAATAACTAAATACCAGAATAAAACCATCTAATGGTCAACTTTGCACtcctgccttggtcaccacctaatcttCTCATCCTGAGGAGAACTACCGGCAATCTGCCCCATAGCTTCCGAACTCCATCGGTGGCTCCGATCCCttgcatgcagctacgtgttcaagCTTTATGGCCACGTGCATGACAttgagatcggagcgtccgaaacGTAGTTGCATGCAAGGGATCGGAGCCACCGATGGAGTTCGGAAGCTTTGGGGCAgattgcaggtagttctcctgaGGATGAggagattaggtggtgaccaaggcatgAGTGCAAGGTTGACCACTAGATGGTTTTATTCTGTTATTTAGTTATTCAATTTCCGcttttactctgattaagatttttataaatgcatgcttaagtttttattagtaggtgatcaagGTGCGAGTCACTACAATCCATCCTCCGATGGCTATGACAATGAGGATGAAAGTTGAATACCCGACAGAGGTGGGAATGAGTATATGGATGGATATAATAAATATGGATGAGAACGGAGGTATGAAATCATACTCGAACTCGATCAATTGTCATCCCTAGTAATATTGAAAAAATTAGACTCAATACTTAAGAGCACCCACAATGGGGTGTTAAATGAGCATtataaaacaaatttaaaatgtatttatttaagatgaaaaaattataatattattaagtGGAGTGTGAAACTCATAAATAATGAGTgttaacattaaaaaaaatgtggATAAAAGATATGTGTTAAATTAATGAGTATGTGGCAATTGACCAcattttttttatgatatgaCAGGTGTCAGGGTTCATTTTTTTCACCTTGCgaaagaaaattgatttttatatattttttaatttttcatttaCTAACTTTTCTAAGTCAGATTTAAAACCCAAGCAACGAGCAGTGTGGTGTGCTACTCAATTCTGTGATCTTCTTCAGCTACTTGAGGTATATCTCCCTCTCATTCTACCAATCACTGGCGTTGTTTGAGTTAATCTCTCTTTGCTCCTTCTTTCGTTTGGTTTGGTTGGGTTTTGCGAAAAAATTCGAGGGTTTTAGTTGCTgtttcctttcctttttttCCCCCTTTTGCCTCTATTTTCTGCTTTCGGAAGTCTGGAGTCTGGAATGTCGATGGGCTACTCGGACAAAGGAGAGAAAATAAAAGATCCATATTTGATATTTGACCAAAGggtttgggtttttttttttttttggtgagtTCCCACCTTTGTGTATGAACAGTCTAGAGCTGGCATTTTGGGATTTCGTGCATAGAAATGGTTTTTGGCATATTTCTTATTAAGAAATTAGAAGTACATTTTTCGTCATtttgtcattttttcttttaatcgGCTAGATTTTTACTCAGTGTTTTTTTTGTGCAAAGATATTAGAAGTACATTTTATATAGGCATCCTTTAGACATTATTTTTTAACGAAACCAAGAAGGATGACATTTTCCAACCAGCGAAAGGAATTAGTGCTTGCTTGGTTATAGTGGACGTAacttgtttttggttttgtaatttatgatatttttccTGTTAGAAAGGATAATATGTTTCACTTCTAGAATTTGGTGGCATCCTGGATGTTTCCTTGTTCGTTTGTTTGCTATTGATAAAATTGATACTGTAGTTGTTTGTTGCTGGTTGATTTGATAAATGTGgacattttttttatagttgAATGCTCCCAAAAAGTCCATCACAGATTCACAGTTGTTTCTTGGAGTTCGTTGATGAGAGTACCAAGAAAAAGAAACAGATCAAAGGGAAAATAACAAATTTTCTTTagaaaaaattgaaggaaagacCTGTGAGGTGAAAGAGTGTGATGGAGACTTTCTGGAATCATATTTCTGTTGAATAAATACTTTTGTGTTTGATAGAACTGCAAATATGAAAGTGTAGTTGCAAGGATTTTAATGGATGCTGTAAAAATTCACTATATCATATCTTTGCAAGTCATCAGTTGTGTCCATATTTATTAAAAGTCTAGAAGGGCATATGACTCGGCTGGAGACATGGTACAAACAGCATTCACTGCCCCAAGTCACAAAACAAGGTGTAGCTTTTAGTAGGGATGTGCCTTATCCGTGGAACATGGTTAGGCCCAATGTGTAGTAGTTAATAATACAAAGTGAAATGCAATGGTATGGCGTTCATTTGTGCTCATATTTCTGTCTCCAAGTCCAAATCCCCTCCAATCCTATCGAAATCCAGGTTGCCGAACATGTTTGATCTTGTTCAATGGGGTTGTTAAGTATACATGGTATTAATTTTGCTATTCACGGAATATTTTTGAATCTGAATAACTTTTAATACTTTCCGGAGACTCATTGAATGTACTGTGAAACAAACAAGATACGGTGTTCTGTTTTGGTTTGTTCTATTTTCTATATCCTTTTCCAATTGTTCGTGTGAAAGGATAATTGTCGTTCTACTATCGTACATTTAATGCCTATTATCTATCTTTCAGTTTTTATGAAAGATGTCTTCCTCATCTGAAGACGAAACAGACGTAAGTGAATCTGAATTAGAGGATTATGTTGATCAGTGCTATGAGCTGTTAAAGGATGGGTTTGTGAAAGTTCAATTTTCAGACGAACTATACAGGTGTCCGTACTGCCCCGGAAAGAAAAAGATTGTCTATCAATACAAGGACCTTCTCCAACATGCCTCTGATGTTGCCAAGGGATCACAGAACAAGGATATCAAGCACAAGGGTAAGCACTTGAGTCTTGTCAAGTACATGAAGAATCATCTTCTTCGGGACGATTTATCTTCAGTATTAGCGGGATTGACTCTTGACCCTCCTTCTGGAAAAAGGGGAAACGATGTCTTTGTGTGGCCGTGGATTGGAATTCTGGCAAATGTAGGTGTAAGTAGTACTAGCCTCAAAAATGATCTGGCCAGGAAAGGGTTTGATCCCATTAGAGTTAGATTACTGCCAAATGATAAAGATAATCCAGGATATGTATTGGTGGAATTCAAGAAAGACTGGAGTGGATTCTATAATGCTATGATGTTTGAGAaggaatttgattttgatcatcaCGGGAAGAAGGACTATGATACAGCTCCACTTTCGGTTGACAAATGCTACGGTTGGATCGCCCGAGATGATGATTTCAATTCAAAGGGTATCTTGGGTGAGTATCTCAGGAAGAGTGGAGACTTGAAAACTATCGCTGACGTAGAAGCAGATGAGAAGCGAAAAAATGCCCTACTCATAGCCAATCTGTCTAACACCATAGACGAATTGAGGGCACGTCTTGATGAACTTGAAACCAAGCATAGCAACTCCCCTTGAGGCCTTTGGCCTTGTGAAAGACCGAAAACTTGGATGTGCTCATGTTTTGCTAGATTGAAAATATACACTGTTAGTGTTAATGGTCCAGTTTTGGTTCTGCCATTGCTGGTCCCATTTAAACTCCCTTTTTGATACTTTATCTCGTTTGTGGTGTTAATTCCCTGCGTTTGGTTGGTTGTGTATTTGATGTCCCAATGTTTTGGTACTGGCTTTACGTTTTGACGATTTGCTGATCTTAGATCTTCTTCAAACTTTGTGATGGTAGAATCCACGGAAACACGAGTATTTTGAGTACAAATAAGATCAGATGTGGAAGAAGATTATGTGAAACTTTGTTCACATATGCTTCGTTTACCAGTTTTTGATTGGTCATTAATTTTGTGCCACTGTGTCGTGACTCCCATTTAAACTTCCACATCAGATCtttgaaatataatatttattgcaAATTAAATGTGCAATTCCAATTGCAATTACAAAGAAATGTGTTTCAGTTTATTTGGTTTGGCCAACAAAGCTacaattaaaatttcaattaattgaaaaaAGAAACGCATTTATTATCTTCTCTCAAGAAACGTGCAATTCCAATTGCAATTAATTGCATAAAAGAGAAGCCGTTTAGCTTATTTGGGGTTTCACCGATAAACCACGATTAGAATTGCAAAGGATTGAAAAAACGAAAGCGTCTTTTTACAGCATGACTTCCCTAGTGTGATTTAGCGTAATTTGCATATTGCGTCTGAGAATTTACCCAGAGCGCACCGAAAGACAGCGGCTACGGTTTccaagtcaaaaaaaaaaaagaattagtGGTCACTGGgcaattgttatttaattattaccataatattaaaaaattgttgTGATTTACAGTTTAGACCACAATTAATAATACAAGGGGgagtatatttttttaaatcggCATATCAACATTTCCCACACAGATTGCTTTAGTCTTCTTTTGCTCAATCAAGTCGTATGATTTCATAGCAAAACAAATTGGAAAAACCCGACCGATAAGTACCAGCAGAGATCAAATAAAACCAAGTGCGTACTTGCAAGTTGCAAGTGATGCTTTAACTTTATTGCTGATTTCCAACGTATAAGATTATAAATCTATGTTTTCCTGTACAAAAAGGCTGCATTGAATCAAGTGTGAAATTTTTCCAGCAGTGTCAGGACCATCTCTAGTATCGACTCTTGGGACGAATCAAGTAGATGCGACCATGTACCCATCGTCTACCTGGTCTTGAGATAGATTGCTGCGTAAACAAACA
Proteins encoded:
- the LOC140884506 gene encoding protein INVOLVED IN DE NOVO 2-like, with the translated sequence MSSSSEDETDVSESELEDYVDQCYELLKDGFVKVQFSDELYRCPYCPGKKKIVYQYKDLLQHASDVAKGSQNKDIKHKGKHLSLVKYMKNHLLRDDLSSVLAGLTLDPPSGKRGNDVFVWPWIGILANVGVSSTSLKNDLARKGFDPIRVRLLPNDKDNPGYVLVEFKKDWSGFYNAMMFEKEFDFDHHGKKDYDTAPLSVDKCYGWIARDDDFNSKGILGEYLRKSGDLKTIADVEADEKRKNALLIANLSNTIDELRARLDELETKHSNSP